The Nitrospirota bacterium genome includes a region encoding these proteins:
- a CDS encoding ATP-binding cassette domain-containing protein yields the protein MALVSLQDVRIAFGGPELIDGVTLQIERRERVCLVGRNGAGKSTLLKIIGREIIPDSGEVIYEQGVRITVLDQEVPQYLSGTVFDAVSEGLGSLVGLFSEYHTVSSRLSHAGDSAALMAELERIQHQIEAAGGWQMQQRVDTVLSRLGLDPDASVADLSGGYKRKVLLARALVNEPDLLLLDEPTNHLDIESISWLEEFLLGFNGAILFITHDRRFLQTLATRIVELDRGRLTDWPGDYNTYVARRQAELDAEATQSALFDKKLSQEEAWIRQGIKARRTRNEGRVRALKELRRQRLARRELTGSASMKLNEAERSGRQVIVAKKIGHTYEDRTLIRDFSTTILRGDKIGIIGPNGSGKTTLLKILLGTLVPLSGSVRTGTNLQVAYFDQHRAQLDDNKSVIENVGDGFEHVTVNGRSRHIIGYLEDFLFPSERARSPVKVLSGGERNRALLAKLFTKPSNVLVMDEPTNDLDVDTLDLLEEMLVEYEGTVLIVSHDREFLNNVVTSTIVFEGNGNVAEYVGGYDDWLRQRSPALPAGTDQTTKQEKKSAAEKPRTRMERLRTLTFKEKKELEELPARIESLEAERDRLYESLADPAFYRQDGNRIPEAKAQIEQFEKDIAAAYEQWDLLETIRKASS from the coding sequence GTGGCATTGGTAAGTTTACAGGATGTGAGGATCGCCTTCGGCGGGCCGGAGCTGATAGACGGCGTTACCCTGCAGATCGAGCGCAGAGAACGTGTCTGCCTGGTCGGCAGGAACGGTGCCGGAAAATCCACGCTGCTGAAGATCATCGGCAGGGAGATCATCCCTGACAGCGGTGAGGTCATTTATGAGCAGGGCGTGCGGATAACAGTGCTTGACCAGGAAGTTCCGCAGTATCTTTCAGGCACCGTGTTCGATGCTGTCTCGGAAGGTCTCGGCAGCCTGGTCGGTCTTTTTTCAGAATACCATACAGTGAGCAGCCGCCTCAGTCACGCCGGTGATTCAGCTGCCCTGATGGCTGAACTCGAACGTATACAGCACCAGATCGAGGCAGCAGGCGGCTGGCAGATGCAGCAGCGGGTGGATACGGTCCTTTCGCGTCTCGGTCTTGACCCTGATGCTTCAGTAGCCGATCTTTCCGGCGGATATAAACGAAAGGTCCTTCTTGCACGGGCGCTGGTGAATGAACCTGATCTCCTGCTGCTCGATGAACCGACCAACCATCTTGACATCGAATCGATCAGCTGGCTCGAGGAGTTCCTTCTGGGGTTCAACGGCGCCATACTCTTCATTACTCATGACCGCAGATTTCTTCAGACCCTGGCAACACGCATCGTCGAACTGGACAGAGGACGACTGACTGACTGGCCCGGCGATTATAACACCTATGTAGCAAGGAGACAGGCAGAGCTGGATGCTGAAGCAACGCAGAGTGCTCTCTTCGACAAAAAGCTCAGCCAGGAAGAGGCCTGGATACGGCAGGGTATCAAAGCGCGCCGCACGCGCAACGAAGGACGCGTAAGGGCACTGAAGGAACTGAGAAGGCAGCGTCTTGCCCGGCGGGAACTGACCGGCAGCGCCAGCATGAAACTGAACGAGGCAGAACGGTCCGGCAGGCAGGTCATTGTGGCAAAGAAGATCGGTCATACCTATGAGGACCGGACCCTGATCCGCGACTTTTCAACGACGATCCTACGCGGGGACAAGATCGGGATCATCGGTCCAAACGGGTCAGGCAAGACCACGCTGCTCAAGATCCTGTTGGGCACGTTAGTTCCTCTAAGCGGTTCTGTGCGCACTGGAACCAATCTTCAGGTTGCTTATTTCGATCAGCATCGGGCACAGCTCGATGACAATAAGTCGGTCATCGAGAATGTGGGAGACGGGTTCGAACATGTGACGGTCAATGGAAGATCGCGTCATATCATAGGATATCTTGAAGATTTTCTCTTTCCCTCGGAACGTGCCCGCTCGCCGGTCAAGGTGCTCTCGGGCGGCGAGCGAAATCGCGCCCTCCTGGCCAAGCTCTTTACCAAGCCGTCAAATGTCCTTGTTATGGATGAACCGACCAATGATCTTGACGTTGATACGCTCGATCTTCTTGAGGAGATGCTGGTGGAATACGAGGGCACGGTTCTGATCGTCAGTCATGACCGGGAATTTCTGAATAATGTGGTGACCAGCACCATCGTATTTGAAGGCAATGGGAATGTCGCAGAATATGTAGGTGGTTACGATGACTGGCTGCGCCAGCGCAGTCCGGCATTACCGGCCGGGACAGACCAGACCACAAAGCAGGAAAAGAAGAGCGCAGCCGAAAAGCCGCGGACCAGGATGGAGCGCCTGCGCACCCTTACCTTTAAGGAAAAGAAGGAACTGGAGGAGCTGCCGGCCAGGATAGAATCACTGGAAGCGGAACGCGACAGGCTGTATGAGTCGCTTGCTGACCCGGCTTTTTATCGTCAGGATGGAAACAGGATACCGGAGGCCAAGGCACAGATAGAACAGTTCGAGAAAGATATCGCAGCAGCTTACGAGCAGTGGGATCTTCTGGAGACGATCCGGAAGGCATCGTCATAA
- a CDS encoding TIGR03987 family protein — MLIQAVIWMMLALICYTWAVFSGRRQGLHRKHLIIFGAGLICDFLGTYQMNLIAIAYGKPPVWHSIAGIASLSGMAFHFLLALIASSTNRAEAANRVFHRVSISIYSCWLLAFFGGAVAGMMRMKM, encoded by the coding sequence ATGCTGATACAGGCTGTCATATGGATGATGCTGGCGCTGATATGTTATACGTGGGCGGTTTTCAGCGGACGCCGCCAGGGTCTTCACCGCAAGCATCTGATCATTTTCGGCGCAGGCCTGATCTGTGACTTTTTGGGAACATACCAGATGAACCTGATCGCCATTGCTTACGGCAAACCGCCCGTCTGGCACAGCATAGCCGGGATCGCTTCCCTGTCCGGAATGGCATTCCATTTCCTTCTGGCCCTGATTGCATCAAGCACAAACCGGGCGGAAGCCGCCAATCGGGTGTTCCACCGCGTCAGTATTTCAATTTACAGCTGCTGGTTGCTCGCTTTCTTCGGAGGGGCTGTCGCAGGGATGATGAGAATGAAAATGTAA
- a CDS encoding DUF2277 domain-containing protein — translation MCRNIKILFNFEPPVTDEEIRSAALQFVRKVSGFNKPSKTNETAFFAAVNEIAAASKNLLNSLQTNAPARNREEEAGRTRMRAAQRIGNS, via the coding sequence ATGTGTAGAAACATCAAGATTCTGTTCAACTTCGAGCCACCGGTGACAGACGAGGAAATTCGCTCGGCCGCACTACAATTCGTAAGAAAGGTAAGTGGCTTTAACAAGCCGTCGAAAACCAACGAAACTGCATTTTTCGCAGCGGTCAACGAAATAGCAGCAGCTTCAAAAAACCTTCTGAACTCGCTTCAGACGAACGCACCAGCGCGGAACCGCGAGGAAGAAGCTGGCAGGACTCGCATGCGCGCCGCTCAAAGAATCGGAAACAGCTAG
- a CDS encoding transposase: MARKPRIEFEGAFYHIITRGNQRQKIFKDTLDRIKYLEILARYKKSHPFRLYAYVLMSNHVHLLIETGAVHLSKILQGINQSYTAYFNKTYKTAGHLFQGRYKSILCDRDQYLLSLVKYIHLNPVRAKIATTPDAYPWSSHPCYAHKIVGNELVDEDQVLRLFSENKTKARKLYRAFMDDGLTVEKDDIYTIIDQRVLGDESFLDRIMQSSEIEVASKKRLRQYSLPEIAGGIEKGYGITIGQLRVKSKDRGILTGRRVFSIVASEYGYKGREIARHIRKDPAVITRYLKERSGLKEEVEKVMKHLVKRTNVNKQV; encoded by the coding sequence ATGGCACGGAAACCGAGGATAGAATTTGAGGGCGCATTCTATCACATCATAACCCGGGGCAATCAAAGACAGAAGATATTCAAAGACACCCTTGATCGCATTAAATACCTCGAAATACTTGCACGATACAAGAAGTCTCACCCGTTTCGACTCTATGCCTATGTTCTGATGAGCAACCATGTCCATCTATTGATAGAGACCGGGGCAGTTCATTTGTCCAAGATACTGCAGGGAATCAACCAGAGTTATACGGCATATTTCAACAAAACATATAAAACCGCAGGCCATCTTTTTCAGGGAAGATACAAGTCCATACTCTGCGACCGGGATCAATATCTCCTGTCACTCGTCAAATACATACATCTGAACCCTGTGAGGGCAAAAATAGCCACAACACCGGACGCGTATCCCTGGAGCAGCCACCCCTGCTATGCACACAAGATAGTGGGAAATGAGCTTGTTGATGAGGATCAGGTATTGAGACTCTTTTCGGAGAACAAGACAAAAGCAAGAAAACTCTACCGTGCCTTTATGGATGATGGTCTTACGGTAGAAAAAGATGATATCTATACCATCATTGATCAGCGGGTGCTGGGGGATGAGAGTTTTCTTGACCGGATAATGCAGAGCAGCGAAATTGAAGTCGCCAGCAAAAAAAGACTGAGACAATACAGCCTGCCTGAGATAGCCGGGGGCATAGAGAAGGGCTATGGAATAACCATAGGCCAACTCAGAGTAAAGAGCAAAGACCGGGGGATACTGACAGGGAGGAGGGTTTTCAGTATTGTGGCCAGTGAGTATGGGTATAAGGGCAGGGAGATAGCCAGGCATATACGAAAGGACCCAGCAGTGATTACCAGATACCTGAAGGAAAGAAGCGGCCTAAAGGAAGAAGTGGAGAAGGTCATGAAACATCTGGTAAAGAGGACAAATGTCAATAAACAAGTCTGA
- the ltrA gene encoding group II intron reverse transcriptase/maturase — MEDVVQKDNILRAWKQVRANKGAPGIDGISIEEFPEYAHDNWKGIKASLLEGSYKPVPVKRVEIPKDSGGTRPLGIPVVMDRVIQQAVCQVLSPVFDPHFSESSFGFRPNRSAHQAVKKVLKDIQRGYAYAVDIDLEKFFDTVDHDTLMNRIARKVRDKGILRLIGKYLRAGVVVDGRLNQTSKGVPQGGPLSPLLSNILLDDLDKELEKRGHRFARYADDLTILVKSECAAYRVMGSISRYLEKKLKVKVNRDKSRVVKAEESSFLGFTFIKKRLTVSDKSLTRFKAELRRLTGRSWGVSMDYRYWKIRTYLQGWLNYFGIALKYNDAVEIDHWLRRRIRMCYMKQWRRARKRIGELIKLGAPRYHAILTGLSRKGYWHLAKTLSTNCGLSNAHLGKQGLTSIRTLWIGIHYPAKAR, encoded by the coding sequence ATGGAGGATGTAGTTCAGAAAGACAACATCCTCAGAGCATGGAAGCAAGTCAGGGCAAACAAAGGTGCTCCCGGTATTGATGGTATCAGCATCGAGGAGTTTCCAGAGTATGCTCATGACAACTGGAAAGGAATCAAGGCATCTCTGCTGGAAGGGTCTTATAAACCTGTTCCGGTAAAACGTGTCGAGATTCCCAAAGACAGCGGCGGCACCCGTCCCTTGGGTATCCCCGTTGTTATGGATCGTGTTATTCAACAAGCGGTCTGTCAGGTTCTCAGTCCTGTCTTTGATCCCCATTTCTCCGAATCCAGCTTTGGTTTCAGACCTAACCGCTCTGCGCATCAGGCGGTCAAAAAGGTGTTGAAGGATATTCAGAGAGGATACGCCTATGCCGTGGATATCGACCTTGAGAAGTTCTTTGATACGGTTGACCACGACACTCTGATGAACCGGATCGCCCGGAAAGTCAGAGACAAAGGTATCCTTCGGCTTATCGGGAAATATCTTCGTGCCGGTGTTGTCGTAGACGGCAGGCTGAATCAAACATCCAAAGGAGTGCCGCAGGGTGGGCCGTTATCGCCGCTTCTGAGCAATATCCTTCTGGATGACCTCGATAAGGAGTTGGAGAAAAGGGGGCATCGGTTCGCACGGTATGCTGATGACCTTACCATCCTTGTGAAGTCGGAATGTGCCGCCTATCGAGTAATGGGGAGTATCAGCCGATACCTTGAAAAGAAACTCAAGGTGAAGGTCAACAGGGACAAAAGCCGGGTGGTGAAGGCTGAGGAGAGTTCCTTTCTCGGCTTTACCTTTATCAAGAAAAGGCTTACTGTCTCGGATAAATCCCTTACTCGCTTCAAGGCAGAATTGCGGCGGCTTACGGGCCGCAGTTGGGGCGTTTCGATGGACTACCGGTATTGGAAAATCCGCACCTATCTTCAGGGGTGGTTGAACTACTTCGGTATCGCTCTGAAGTATAACGATGCTGTCGAGATTGATCACTGGCTCAGAAGGCGTATTCGCATGTGCTACATGAAACAGTGGCGCAGGGCGAGAAAACGCATTGGCGAACTGATAAAGCTCGGTGCTCCAAGGTATCACGCTATTCTTACGGGGTTGAGCAGGAAGGGCTATTGGCATCTTGCAAAGACTCTGTCTACGAACTGCGGATTATCTAACGCGCATCTTGGAAAACAGGGGCTTACTTCCATACGCACATTGTGGATTGGGATTCACTATCCGGCCAAGGCCCGATAA
- a CDS encoding HD domain-containing protein — protein sequence MSNLVLQYPVHTIDSRMLLSADTELSPQSLDELIFSNRSAAYEQHPILSHGTVKQDMVQFLNHHPYNAIFVGREKINSIFAVMEKVSLADPLLQSLDYFKQNDAYTYRHLIVVFALSTLLAKDLIQDYDQQIQSIATGPFHDIGKTCVPLNILKKVTPLTHCERKMLMHHTAAGYVLSSFYLKDPLDITAVVARDHHERRDGSGHPRGACINELIVEIVSVCDVYDALLSPRPYRPVSFDNRTALEEITGMAEKNQVRWEVVRALVAHNRKDSSHAERPVSLDKRGMPPSRNVYGKVSEEDQDCSG from the coding sequence TTGTCAAACCTCGTTCTTCAATATCCTGTCCATACGATCGACAGCCGGATGCTGCTGTCTGCTGATACCGAATTATCGCCGCAGAGTCTCGATGAACTGATCTTCTCTAACAGGTCTGCAGCCTATGAGCAGCATCCTATTCTGAGCCATGGGACCGTAAAGCAGGACATGGTCCAGTTTCTCAATCACCATCCTTATAACGCTATCTTCGTTGGCCGGGAAAAGATCAACAGCATCTTTGCGGTCATGGAAAAGGTCAGTCTGGCTGATCCCCTGCTTCAATCCCTGGATTATTTCAAACAGAACGATGCCTACACTTACCGCCACCTGATCGTGGTCTTTGCCTTATCCACACTCCTGGCAAAAGACCTCATACAGGATTATGACCAACAGATACAGAGCATTGCGACCGGCCCGTTTCACGATATCGGCAAGACATGCGTTCCTCTGAATATCCTGAAAAAAGTAACGCCTCTTACTCATTGCGAGCGCAAGATGCTCATGCATCACACCGCTGCCGGATATGTCCTCTCTTCTTTTTATCTCAAGGATCCTCTGGACATCACCGCTGTAGTAGCTCGAGACCATCACGAGCGAAGGGACGGGTCAGGCCACCCGCGCGGCGCCTGCATTAACGAACTTATCGTCGAGATCGTTTCGGTCTGCGATGTCTATGACGCGCTGCTTTCCCCACGCCCATACCGCCCGGTCTCCTTTGACAACCGCACTGCCCTCGAAGAGATCACAGGCATGGCTGAAAAAAATCAGGTCAGATGGGAGGTGGTCAGGGCGCTTGTAGCTCATAACCGCAAAGACAGTTCCCACGCTGAACGGCCGGTCTCCCTCGATAAGCGCGGCATGCCGCCTTCCCGGAATGTTTACGGCAAGGTGTCAGAGGAAGATCAGGACTGCAGCGGCTGA
- a CDS encoding citrate synthase: protein MDAVLKKVQELALLHDKLDPKTIKEKNIKLGLRNEDGTGVFVGITSKGQVIGYEKVDRGDGIEKVNPVPGKLYYCGYDVDDLVCEKEKEGRFGFEETIYLLLTGELPDKRDLKAFSLLLDKKRSLPAEVKQMILSRPLHDDQMGALHTIVSSMHVFDKHPNSTDMNDVTRQCIDLIAKFPTIIAYNYIAASLDKKSLAKLKDPAPGVSTAENFLYLLSGKMPDKATAELFDTMLIFHAEHGGGNNSTFSTRCVSSSGANTYMAICAGIGSLSGHLHGGANEAVIRMMKDIKNKVKDWEDDNELTAYLELILDKKTGDKTGKIYGLGHAVYTVSDPRAVFLETRASELACAAGREKEFELYKRIARLAPSIVKNKKGKVVCTNVDFYSGFVYECMGISRELFTPIFAMARVAGWAAHRIEEIVQGRIIRPSYITSLKGKKNYIALAKR from the coding sequence ATGGACGCGGTACTCAAAAAGGTGCAGGAACTTGCCCTGCTGCATGACAAACTTGACCCAAAAACGATCAAGGAAAAAAACATAAAGCTGGGGCTCAGAAACGAAGACGGCACCGGCGTCTTCGTCGGCATCACCAGCAAGGGACAGGTCATCGGTTATGAGAAAGTGGACCGGGGCGACGGCATCGAAAAGGTCAATCCTGTTCCCGGCAAGCTCTATTATTGCGGTTATGATGTGGACGATCTCGTTTGTGAGAAAGAGAAGGAAGGCAGGTTCGGCTTTGAAGAAACAATTTATCTGCTTTTGACCGGAGAACTCCCGGACAAGCGAGACCTGAAGGCCTTTTCTCTGCTTCTTGATAAAAAGCGGTCACTGCCGGCCGAGGTGAAGCAGATGATCCTCAGCAGGCCTCTTCACGATGACCAGATGGGGGCTCTGCATACCATCGTGTCATCCATGCATGTCTTCGATAAACATCCGAATTCCACGGATATGAACGACGTCACACGGCAGTGCATCGATCTCATTGCGAAATTTCCAACCATTATCGCGTACAACTATATCGCAGCAAGCCTTGACAAGAAATCTTTAGCGAAACTGAAAGACCCTGCCCCGGGCGTAAGCACGGCAGAAAATTTCCTTTATCTTCTCTCGGGCAAGATGCCGGACAAGGCAACCGCAGAACTTTTTGATACCATGCTCATCTTCCACGCAGAACATGGAGGAGGAAATAATTCGACCTTTTCGACACGGTGCGTCTCGTCATCGGGCGCCAATACATACATGGCCATCTGCGCAGGCATAGGATCGCTTTCAGGGCATCTGCACGGCGGGGCGAATGAAGCGGTCATTCGCATGATGAAAGATATCAAGAACAAGGTAAAGGACTGGGAAGATGACAATGAACTGACAGCCTATCTTGAACTGATCCTCGACAAAAAGACCGGGGACAAGACAGGCAAGATATACGGCCTCGGCCATGCCGTGTATACCGTCTCAGATCCCCGCGCCGTATTCCTCGAAACACGGGCCAGTGAACTGGCCTGTGCCGCAGGCCGCGAAAAAGAATTCGAGCTTTATAAGAGGATTGCGCGGCTTGCGCCTTCCATTGTGAAGAACAAAAAGGGAAAGGTCGTCTGCACCAATGTAGATTTCTATTCCGGCTTTGTCTATGAGTGCATGGGCATATCCAGGGAACTTTTTACGCCGATCTTTGCCATGGCCCGTGTCGCGGGCTGGGCAGCGCACCGGATCGAAGAGATTGTTCAGGGACGTATCATCAGGCCTTCATATATCACATCTTTAAAGGGCAAGAAGAACTATATCGCGCTCGCAAAGCGTTGA
- the gatB gene encoding Asp-tRNA(Asn)/Glu-tRNA(Gln) amidotransferase subunit GatB — protein sequence MTWEAVIGLEVHAQMLTNTKIFCGCSTTFGNEPNSQTCQICIGMPGVLPVLNKKALEFAIRTGLATNCTISRYSRFARKNYFYPDLPKGYQISQYEHPICEHGHIEILVDGEVRRIGITRIHMEEDAGKNIHEGTGGYSFVDLNRTGVPLMEIVSEPDIRSPKEAAEYMRKLRSIVRYLGACDGNLEQGSLRCDANVSVRPVGQKEFGTRAEVKNINSFRYVEKAIEYEIKRQIKLIEEGGKVIQETRLWDANKGITESMRSKEEAHDYRYFPDPDLVPITVEQAWIDEIRASLPELPDAKSQRFVSVLGLPEYDADFLASERATAEWFEEAVNLGGDPKIVCNWIKGEITKLLSTNGKSMDECPLRPAHLVYVLNLMKDTKINANAAKIILEEMYKKPEDTHGSFSLEIPKAIFRLESRVEQIIKEKNLVQISDSSEIEKIVDEILAKSPKEIERFKAGDEKLIGFFVGQAMKASKGKANPQMLNELLKKKLA from the coding sequence ATGACATGGGAAGCAGTCATAGGCCTTGAGGTCCATGCCCAGATGCTCACAAATACCAAGATCTTCTGCGGCTGTTCAACCACATTCGGCAATGAGCCGAACTCCCAGACCTGCCAGATCTGCATCGGCATGCCGGGCGTGCTGCCTGTCCTGAATAAAAAGGCTCTCGAATTTGCGATCCGCACCGGTCTTGCAACGAACTGCACCATATCCAGATACAGCCGCTTTGCGAGAAAGAACTATTTTTATCCTGATCTGCCGAAAGGATACCAGATAAGCCAGTATGAGCATCCGATCTGCGAGCACGGCCATATCGAGATCCTTGTTGACGGAGAGGTCAGGAGAATAGGCATCACCCGCATCCATATGGAAGAGGATGCAGGCAAGAACATCCATGAGGGAACAGGCGGATACAGCTTTGTTGATCTGAACCGCACGGGCGTGCCGCTTATGGAGATCGTCTCGGAGCCTGATATCAGAAGCCCGAAAGAGGCCGCTGAATATATGAGGAAACTAAGAAGCATTGTGCGGTACCTCGGTGCATGTGACGGCAATCTGGAGCAGGGCTCGCTCAGATGCGATGCCAATGTGTCTGTCAGGCCTGTTGGGCAGAAGGAGTTCGGCACCCGCGCTGAGGTGAAGAACATCAATTCTTTCAGATATGTTGAAAAAGCGATAGAATACGAGATCAAGCGCCAGATCAAGCTCATCGAGGAAGGCGGCAAGGTCATACAGGAAACCAGGTTATGGGATGCGAACAAGGGCATTACCGAGTCCATGCGCTCAAAAGAAGAGGCCCATGATTACCGCTATTTCCCTGACCCGGACCTTGTGCCGATCACGGTTGAACAGGCCTGGATAGACGAGATCAGGGCATCTCTTCCTGAACTGCCTGATGCAAAGAGTCAGCGCTTTGTCTCAGTCCTGGGTCTTCCTGAGTATGACGCTGATTTTCTTGCATCTGAAAGAGCAACCGCTGAATGGTTTGAAGAGGCCGTAAATCTTGGAGGAGATCCTAAGATAGTTTGCAATTGGATTAAGGGAGAGATAACGAAGCTGTTAAGCACAAATGGAAAAAGCATGGATGAATGTCCACTGAGACCCGCCCATTTAGTTTATGTGCTTAATCTTATGAAAGATACGAAAATAAATGCCAATGCAGCAAAAATTATTCTCGAAGAAATGTACAAAAAACCGGAAGATACACATGGTTCTTTTTCATTAGAAATTCCAAAAGCAATATTTAGATTAGAGTCTCGCGTAGAGCAAATTATCAAGGAAAAAAATCTTGTGCAGATCAGTGATTCATCCGAGATCGAGAAGATCGTCGACGAGATACTCGCAAAGAGCCCGAAAGAAATTGAGCGGTTCAAGGCAGGGGATGAAAAACTTATCGGCTTCTTTGTCGGCCAGGCCATGAAGGCGTCAAAAGGCAAGGCCAATCCCCAGATGCTGAACGAATTGCTCAAGAAAAAACTGGCCTAA
- the gatA gene encoding Asp-tRNA(Asn)/Glu-tRNA(Gln) amidotransferase subunit GatA, with product MDLYRMGIAELSELLEKREISAQEITSSVFDRIGKVEDRIRAYLTLTKDEALRMAAKADQEIASGNRKILSGIPIAIKDNMCTTGIRTSCASKILQNFIPPYESTVTAKLLEQGYVLTGKTNLDEFAMGSSTENSGFQTTSNPWDTERIPGGSSGGSAAAVAADECIAALGSDTGGSIRQPAALCGVVGLKPTYGRVSRYGLVAFASSLDQIGPITKNVRDAAMLMNVISGNDRMDSTSASVSTPDFSASIGKDIKGLKIGIPKEYFIEGIDSEVNAAVQAAIKQYEALGAVPVAVTLPHSDYAIATYYVLATSEASSNLARYDGVKYGFRAEGKDLIDMYMQTRAKGFGAEVKRRIMLGTYTLSSGYYDAYYKKAQQVRTLLKQDFEEAFRTVDLILTPTTPTAAFKKGEKTDDPLQMYLADIFTISVNLAGVPAISIPCGFTSNDLPIGLQLIGRHFKEELLLQAADAYERSTEWHKRRPAL from the coding sequence TTGGATCTATACAGAATGGGCATTGCTGAACTTTCAGAACTGCTCGAAAAACGCGAAATATCTGCACAAGAGATCACCTCATCTGTCTTTGACCGGATCGGCAAGGTCGAGGACAGGATCAGGGCCTACCTGACGCTGACAAAGGACGAGGCGCTGCGCATGGCTGCAAAAGCCGATCAGGAGATTGCATCAGGAAACAGAAAAATACTGTCCGGCATCCCGATCGCGATCAAGGACAATATGTGCACCACGGGCATTCGCACATCCTGCGCGTCAAAGATATTGCAGAACTTCATCCCCCCCTATGAAAGCACGGTAACCGCAAAACTCCTTGAGCAGGGATATGTGCTCACCGGAAAGACAAACCTTGACGAATTCGCCATGGGCTCTTCAACCGAGAACTCGGGCTTCCAAACAACCAGCAACCCCTGGGACACGGAAAGGATCCCCGGAGGATCAAGCGGCGGCTCTGCAGCGGCAGTCGCAGCGGACGAATGCATTGCAGCCTTAGGCTCAGATACGGGCGGCTCGATCAGACAGCCTGCAGCGCTCTGCGGTGTTGTGGGTTTGAAACCCACGTATGGCAGAGTATCGCGGTACGGCCTTGTTGCCTTTGCCTCCTCCCTTGACCAGATCGGCCCGATCACCAAGAATGTGAGAGATGCAGCAATGCTTATGAATGTCATCTCGGGAAATGACCGCATGGACTCTACCTCGGCATCGGTATCAACCCCTGATTTTTCGGCATCGATCGGCAAAGATATCAAGGGTCTGAAGATAGGCATTCCGAAGGAATATTTCATCGAAGGCATAGATTCCGAGGTCAATGCAGCAGTACAGGCTGCCATAAAGCAGTATGAAGCGCTCGGCGCCGTTCCGGTCGCTGTGACCCTTCCCCACTCGGACTATGCGATCGCAACCTATTATGTCCTTGCCACTTCAGAGGCAAGCTCAAACCTTGCCCGGTATGACGGCGTGAAATACGGATTCCGGGCCGAGGGGAAAGATCTTATTGATATGTATATGCAGACACGCGCAAAGGGATTTGGCGCTGAGGTGAAGCGAAGGATCATGTTAGGCACCTATACGCTCTCCTCGGGCTATTACGATGCCTATTACAAGAAGGCCCAGCAGGTCAGGACCCTTCTCAAACAGGATTTCGAAGAGGCGTTCAGGACTGTTGACCTGATCCTTACGCCGACAACGCCGACTGCTGCGTTTAAAAAGGGTGAAAAGACGGACGACCCGCTCCAGATGTATCTTGCGGACATCTTCACTATTTCCGTGAACCTGGCCGGAGTTCCCGCCATATCGATACCCTGCGGTTTTACTTCGAACGATCTTCCCATAGGACTGCAGCTGATCGGAAGACATTTTAAAGAAGAGCTGCTCCTTCAGGCTGCAGACGCCTATGAACGATCGACAGAGTGGCATAAAAGGAGACCGGCACTATGA